The Palleronia sp. THAF1 genome window below encodes:
- a CDS encoding ABC transporter permease — translation MSCWQTVQDYAFRSIGWGERLLPREDFTLCQQVTLIGSGLIWNVYFGLIALSVGFGLAVALAMGKASRNALARKPAQWFILVFRGSPLFIQFFFAYFCFLSLKSVSPVFDPFTSAWLGATIVLFLNTAAYAGEIFHGALKTIPRGDMEAAEAYGLIGWTKFRRITFPTLLRLAWPAYTNEAIFLFHATTLVFFSGFPAWQQRGDALYYASYFADKTFNPFVPYPILAGYFILLTLCIVGLFGWASKRLNRHLPVEARQRIRLRPNFLR, via the coding sequence ATGAGCTGTTGGCAGACCGTGCAGGACTACGCCTTTCGCTCTATTGGCTGGGGCGAACGCCTGCTCCCGCGTGAGGATTTCACGCTGTGCCAGCAGGTCACGCTGATCGGCTCGGGCCTGATCTGGAACGTCTATTTCGGACTGATCGCGCTGTCCGTGGGCTTCGGGCTGGCCGTCGCGCTGGCGATGGGCAAGGCGTCGAGGAACGCGCTCGCACGCAAGCCCGCGCAGTGGTTCATTCTGGTGTTCCGTGGCTCGCCGCTCTTCATCCAGTTCTTCTTCGCCTACTTCTGCTTCCTGTCGCTGAAGAGCGTGTCGCCGGTCTTCGATCCATTCACGTCCGCTTGGCTAGGCGCGACCATCGTGCTGTTCCTCAACACCGCCGCCTACGCGGGCGAGATCTTCCACGGCGCGCTGAAAACGATCCCGCGCGGCGACATGGAGGCGGCAGAGGCCTACGGGCTGATCGGCTGGACCAAGTTTCGCCGCATCACCTTCCCCACCCTGCTGCGCCTTGCCTGGCCCGCCTACACGAACGAGGCGATCTTCCTGTTCCACGCCACGACGCTGGTGTTCTTTTCCGGCTTTCCCGCGTGGCAGCAGCGGGGCGACGCGCTGTATTACGCCAGCTATTTCGCCGACAAGACGTTCAATCCTTTCGTCCCCTACCCGATCCTAGCGGGTTACTTCATCCTGTTGACCCTGTGCATCGTCGGCCTGTTCGGCTGGGCATCAAAGCGGCTGAACCGACACCTACCGGTCGAGGCACGCCAACGGATTCGCCTGCGCCCGAATTTCCTGCGCTAA
- a CDS encoding MBL fold metallo-hydrolase, with protein sequence MFRFTIALALLALPAAAQTRQSHCIAIANDAGAAYVQKATWGTPLEDYTVRINYLDHSMFLIEAPDGTTAVTDYNGFLGSVDFVPDVATMNHAHSSHWTMRPDTRIPHILEGWGDGVSPSEHAVEVGEVFVRNVPTDIRGRFGEAREAYGNSIFVFEVAGLCIGHLGHLHHEPDEAQYAALGRLDVVMAAVDGGMTVDLDTMTSILTRLKSSVVIPMHWFGAATLGRFLDGISSDFAVDLRSESHLEISLRDLPERPTVVVLRPAFLR encoded by the coding sequence ATGTTCCGCTTTACCATTGCCCTTGCGCTTCTTGCGCTGCCAGCCGCCGCCCAGACCCGCCAGAGCCACTGCATCGCCATCGCGAATGACGCAGGCGCGGCCTATGTGCAGAAGGCCACTTGGGGCACGCCGCTGGAAGACTACACGGTCCGAATCAATTACCTTGATCACTCGATGTTTCTGATCGAAGCCCCCGACGGCACCACCGCTGTCACTGATTACAACGGCTTCCTCGGCTCCGTCGATTTCGTGCCCGATGTGGCGACGATGAACCACGCGCATTCCTCGCACTGGACGATGCGCCCCGACACCCGCATCCCGCATATCCTTGAAGGGTGGGGCGATGGCGTCTCGCCCTCTGAGCACGCGGTCGAGGTCGGCGAAGTCTTCGTGCGCAACGTGCCTACCGACATTCGTGGCCGCTTCGGAGAAGCGCGAGAGGCCTATGGCAACTCGATCTTCGTGTTCGAGGTGGCGGGCCTGTGCATCGGCCACTTGGGCCACCTGCACCACGAACCGGACGAGGCGCAATATGCTGCTCTTGGCCGGTTGGATGTGGTGATGGCTGCCGTCGATGGGGGCATGACCGTCGATCTGGACACGATGACCAGCATCCTGACACGTCTGAAAAGCTCTGTCGTGATCCCGATGCATTGGTTCGGCGCGGCGACGCTGGGGCGGTTCCTTGACGGTATTTCCAGCGATTTCGCCGTTGATCTACGCTCTGAAAGCCATCTGGAAATCAGTCTGCGCGATCTGCCCGAACGCCCCACCGTCGTTGTTCTGCGCCCTGCTTTCCTGCGTTAG
- the thrC gene encoding threonine synthase, with amino-acid sequence MQYISTRGQAPALNFEGAMLAGLARDGGLYVPDTIPTMSQAEIAALAGLSYEEIALRVMQPFTGMGEGLLGDLIQRAYAGFGHDARAPLVQLGPNHFLLELFHGPTLAFKDFAMQLIGQLFQDAMKRKGERITIVGATSGDTGSAAMEAFRGLDNVECFILFPQGRVSDVQRRQMTTPIEANVHALALDGDFDDCQAAVKAMFNDHGFRDAVSLTAVNSINWARVLAQVVYFFSAAVSLGAPKRSVSFTVPTGNFGDIFAGYIARSMGLPIDKLVIATNRNDILHRTIQSGAHRKEGVSPTISPSMDIQVSSNFERALFMAYGRDGNAVSQLMDELRGGGFDVSQGAMEALRETYASGRASEEETAATIRAMHARTGEVLCPHTAVGVKVAEENFGDSPMITLATAHPAKFPDAVEAATGARPPLPARMADLFDRPERMTDVPNDVAHLQSLIKERIA; translated from the coding sequence ATGCAGTATATCTCGACCCGTGGGCAGGCCCCGGCACTGAATTTCGAAGGCGCGATGCTGGCGGGGCTGGCTCGTGACGGCGGGCTCTACGTGCCCGACACGATCCCGACGATGAGCCAAGCGGAGATCGCCGCACTGGCCGGGCTGTCCTATGAGGAAATCGCGCTGCGGGTCATGCAGCCGTTCACCGGCATGGGCGAGGGTCTGCTCGGCGATCTGATCCAGCGCGCCTATGCCGGTTTCGGCCATGATGCCCGCGCGCCGCTGGTGCAGTTGGGACCGAACCACTTCCTGCTGGAGCTGTTCCACGGGCCGACACTAGCCTTCAAGGACTTCGCGATGCAGCTGATCGGTCAGTTGTTTCAAGATGCCATGAAGCGCAAGGGTGAGCGGATCACCATCGTCGGCGCGACCTCTGGCGATACCGGATCGGCGGCGATGGAGGCATTTCGCGGACTGGATAACGTCGAATGCTTCATCCTGTTTCCGCAGGGACGCGTGTCTGACGTGCAGCGCCGCCAGATGACGACGCCGATCGAGGCCAACGTGCACGCGCTGGCGCTGGACGGCGACTTTGACGATTGCCAAGCCGCCGTGAAGGCGATGTTCAACGACCACGGCTTCCGCGATGCGGTGTCGCTGACGGCGGTGAATTCGATAAACTGGGCGCGGGTGCTGGCGCAGGTGGTGTACTTCTTCTCTGCCGCCGTGTCGCTTGGCGCGCCGAAGCGCAGCGTTTCGTTTACTGTGCCCACCGGCAACTTCGGAGACATTTTCGCGGGCTATATCGCGCGATCCATGGGCCTGCCCATCGACAAGCTGGTGATCGCCACGAATCGCAATGACATCCTGCACCGCACGATCCAGTCGGGCGCGCATCGCAAGGAAGGCGTGTCGCCCACGATCAGCCCGTCGATGGATATTCAGGTCTCTTCCAATTTCGAGCGTGCATTGTTCATGGCCTACGGGCGTGACGGAAATGCCGTCTCGCAATTGATGGACGAACTGCGCGGCGGTGGCTTCGACGTCAGCCAAGGCGCCATGGAAGCGCTGCGCGAGACCTATGCCTCTGGCCGCGCCTCGGAAGAGGAAACGGCGGCCACGATCCGCGCGATGCACGCCCGGACCGGCGAAGTGCTGTGCCCGCATACGGCTGTCGGCGTGAAGGTGGCAGAGGAGAACTTCGGCGACAGTCCGATGATCACGCTCGCCACCGCCCACCCGGCCAAGTTCCCCGACGCGGTGGAGGCTGCCACCGGCGCACGCCCGCCACTGCCCGCCCGCATGGCCGATCTGTTTGATCGCCCGGAACGGATGACGGACGTGCCCAATGACGTGGCCCACCTGCAATCGTTGATAAAGGAGCGCATCGCTTGA
- a CDS encoding ABC transporter permease, with protein sequence MFGFCTDPSTLDGLAWLSCYLTTGKHIAFYQSFGVVMILLLVTAPTALLFGFGGAMAARSQTLPLRLLGKTYISIVRGVPDIAFFLFFVIALDQGIEYARHLIQCPGWDQPVRQGSDFIVCQAAKTPSGNAPQWVHEIYGFATAVFTFAIVFGAFAANVLFGAMLAVPRAQMETASAYGMTRAQAFRRIMVPQMWVYALPGLSNLWMILIKATPLLFLLGVEDIVYWARELGGTKTPNFTDYPHGDWRMWYFAGLLVFYLILTRVSEIVLDGLMERLRFGQAVAR encoded by the coding sequence CTGTTCGGCTTTTGCACCGATCCCTCGACGCTGGACGGTCTGGCGTGGCTGTCGTGCTACCTCACGACGGGCAAGCACATCGCGTTCTACCAAAGCTTTGGGGTCGTGATGATCCTGTTGTTGGTCACAGCGCCCACCGCGCTGCTGTTCGGGTTCGGCGGGGCGATGGCCGCGCGCAGCCAGACGCTGCCTCTGCGGCTATTGGGCAAGACCTACATTTCCATTGTGCGCGGCGTGCCGGATATCGCCTTCTTCCTGTTCTTCGTGATCGCACTGGATCAGGGCATCGAATACGCGCGCCATCTGATCCAATGCCCCGGGTGGGATCAGCCGGTGCGGCAGGGGTCGGACTTCATCGTCTGCCAAGCCGCCAAGACGCCATCAGGCAACGCGCCGCAATGGGTACATGAGATCTACGGCTTCGCGACCGCCGTCTTCACCTTCGCCATCGTCTTCGGCGCCTTCGCCGCCAACGTCCTGTTCGGCGCGATGCTGGCCGTGCCGCGCGCGCAGATGGAAACGGCCAGCGCCTACGGCATGACCCGCGCGCAGGCGTTCCGCCGGATCATGGTGCCGCAGATGTGGGTCTACGCCCTGCCCGGCCTGTCGAACCTGTGGATGATCCTGATCAAGGCGACGCCGCTGCTGTTCCTGCTGGGCGTCGAGGATATCGTCTACTGGGCGCGCGAACTTGGCGGCACCAAGACGCCCAACTTCACCGACTATCCCCACGGCGACTGGCGCATGTGGTATTTCGCCGGTCTGCTGGTGTTCTATCTCATCCTGACCCGTGTTTCAGAGATCGTACTGGACGGGCTGATGGAACGCCTGCGCTTCGGTCAGGCGGTCGCGCGATGA
- a CDS encoding M16 family metallopeptidase: protein MSVATHTLPNGLRVVSEHMPGLKSASVGVWITAGGRHERPEQNGIAHFLEHMAFKGTARRNALQIAEAIEDVGGYINAYTSREMTAYYARVLEADVPLALDVISDIVLNPAFDAKEIETERGVILQEIGQVLDTPDDIVFDWLQEVAYPNQPLGRSILGPSERVEAFGRDDLAGFVKERYGPGDIILSAAGAVDHDAILAFAERTFGHMAPRMRIAAEPARFQGRERRETRDLEQAHLTLAFESPAYRDPDFYAAQIHANALGGGMSSRLFQELREVRGLCYSVFAQASSYDDTGMMTIYAGTSAEDLGDLSAVIATEMKRAADDISQAEIDRARAQLKAGLLMGLESASARAERLARLIAIWGRIPELDETIARIDAVTRDQVRGFGQRLVTGGGPAMALYGPVGGAPTLADLTGRLAA from the coding sequence TTGAGCGTCGCGACCCACACCCTACCCAATGGCCTGCGGGTCGTATCTGAGCACATGCCCGGTCTGAAGTCCGCCAGCGTCGGCGTCTGGATCACCGCCGGTGGCCGCCACGAACGGCCCGAGCAGAACGGCATCGCGCATTTTCTGGAGCATATGGCCTTCAAGGGCACGGCGCGGCGTAATGCGTTGCAGATCGCCGAGGCGATCGAGGACGTCGGCGGCTACATCAACGCCTACACCAGCCGCGAGATGACGGCCTACTATGCCCGTGTGCTGGAGGCCGACGTGCCGCTGGCACTGGATGTGATCAGCGATATCGTCCTCAATCCAGCCTTCGACGCCAAAGAGATCGAGACCGAGCGCGGCGTGATCCTGCAGGAAATCGGGCAGGTTCTGGATACGCCTGACGATATCGTCTTCGATTGGCTGCAAGAGGTTGCATATCCCAACCAGCCGCTGGGCCGCTCTATCCTTGGGCCGTCCGAGCGGGTTGAAGCCTTCGGGCGTGATGATCTGGCGGGCTTCGTCAAGGAACGCTACGGGCCGGGTGACATTATCCTGTCCGCGGCCGGTGCGGTCGATCACGACGCGATCCTGGCGTTCGCCGAACGCACCTTCGGCCACATGGCGCCGCGCATGCGCATCGCGGCCGAGCCCGCGCGTTTCCAAGGCCGCGAACGCCGTGAGACCCGCGATCTGGAACAGGCGCATCTGACGCTGGCGTTCGAATCGCCCGCCTACCGCGACCCAGACTTCTACGCGGCGCAGATCCATGCGAACGCTTTGGGCGGCGGCATGTCGTCTCGCTTGTTTCAAGAACTGCGGGAAGTGCGGGGGCTTTGCTATTCCGTTTTCGCGCAGGCCAGCAGCTACGACGACACCGGCATGATGACGATCTACGCAGGCACCAGCGCAGAAGACCTTGGTGATCTAAGCGCCGTCATCGCGACAGAGATGAAGCGCGCGGCGGATGATATTTCGCAGGCAGAGATCGACCGCGCGCGTGCGCAGCTGAAAGCTGGTCTGCTGATGGGGCTGGAGAGCGCGTCGGCGCGTGCCGAACGCCTGGCACGGCTGATCGCAATCTGGGGGCGTATCCCGGAACTGGACGAAACCATCGCCCGCATCGACGCGGTGACCCGCGACCAGGTACGAGGCTTTGGCCAGCGGCTTGTCACCGGTGGCGGGCCCGCCATGGCATTGTATGGCCCTGTAGGCGGCGCACCTACCTTGGCAGACCTGACCGGTAGGCTCGCCGCCTGA
- a CDS encoding SURF1 family protein → MRWIGLAVLGLGGVALLCMLGFWQVDRLGQKTALLNEVETGIVGDPVALPEAPMPENDRYLPVRLEGRTTGDELHILTSTAETGAGYRVVAPFETGQRRVMVDLGFIPAQRKDIRPAQRLEIIGNLDWPRETDGFTPEPQRADNIWFARDVPLMADALGTEPLLVVAREVSPALDDTILRPVSTAGIPNNHRQYAITWFSIALLWAGMTVFLGWRIAKGGEERS, encoded by the coding sequence ATGCGGTGGATCGGACTGGCGGTTCTGGGATTGGGCGGCGTGGCGCTCTTGTGCATGCTGGGGTTCTGGCAAGTCGATCGGCTGGGCCAGAAGACCGCTTTGCTGAACGAGGTCGAGACAGGGATCGTGGGCGATCCCGTCGCCTTGCCCGAAGCGCCGATGCCAGAGAACGATCGCTACCTGCCCGTGCGTCTTGAGGGTCGCACCACGGGCGACGAGTTGCATATCCTGACCTCAACCGCTGAAACCGGAGCGGGCTACCGGGTGGTTGCCCCGTTCGAGACCGGTCAACGGCGTGTCATGGTTGACCTTGGCTTCATCCCGGCGCAGCGCAAGGATATCCGGCCCGCGCAAAGGTTGGAGATCATCGGCAATCTGGACTGGCCGCGTGAGACCGACGGCTTTACCCCCGAACCTCAGCGCGCGGACAACATCTGGTTCGCCCGCGATGTGCCCCTGATGGCCGATGCACTGGGGACCGAACCGCTGCTGGTGGTGGCGCGTGAAGTCTCTCCGGCGCTGGACGATACCATCCTGCGCCCCGTTTCGACTGCTGGTATCCCGAACAACCACCGCCAATATGCGATCACGTGGTTTTCCATCGCGCTTCTCTGGGCGGGGATGACAGTCTTTCTTGGCTGGCGTATTGCGAAGGGCGGTGAGGAAAGATCATGA
- a CDS encoding transporter substrate-binding domain-containing protein — protein sequence MKTILLGTAALAFSLGTAFAAGHGDTVRLGTEGAYPPYNFLNDEGEVAGFERELGDELCARAELTCEWVTNAWDSIIPNLTSGNYDAIIAGMSITPERDEVIDFSQNYTPPSPSAYIAMSEDADTQGGVVAAQTGTIQADHVTSTEATLLEFADPEEVVSAVRSGEADAGMADKDFLTPFVENEGDVVFVGEDIPLGGGIGMGFRESDTELRETFNAAIQSMKDDGSLNELIVKWLPDSQQF from the coding sequence ATGAAGACCATTCTGCTGGGTACCGCTGCCCTTGCCTTTTCTCTGGGCACCGCATTCGCCGCCGGTCACGGTGACACCGTGCGCCTTGGTACCGAAGGCGCCTACCCTCCGTACAACTTCCTGAACGACGAGGGCGAAGTCGCGGGCTTCGAGCGTGAGCTGGGCGACGAGCTGTGCGCCCGCGCCGAGCTGACCTGCGAGTGGGTCACGAACGCCTGGGATTCGATCATCCCGAACCTGACCTCCGGCAATTACGACGCCATCATCGCAGGTATGTCGATCACGCCAGAGCGTGACGAGGTCATCGACTTCAGCCAGAACTACACGCCCCCCTCGCCCTCTGCCTACATCGCCATGAGCGAGGATGCGGACACGCAAGGCGGTGTCGTCGCCGCGCAGACCGGCACGATCCAAGCCGATCACGTGACCTCTACCGAGGCCACCTTGCTGGAGTTCGCGGACCCCGAAGAGGTCGTCTCGGCAGTACGTTCGGGCGAGGCCGATGCGGGTATGGCCGACAAGGACTTCCTGACGCCCTTCGTCGAGAATGAAGGCGATGTGGTGTTCGTGGGCGAAGACATCCCGCTGGGTGGTGGCATCGGCATGGGCTTTCGCGAAAGCGACACGGAGCTGCGCGAGACCTTCAACGCGGCGATCCAGTCCATGAAGGACGACGGTTCGCTGAACGAGCTGATCGTCAAGTGGCTACCGGATAGCCAGCAGTTCTAA
- a CDS encoding GNAT family N-acetyltransferase, whose translation MAMLRRRLKLETDRLTLRPPDHGDFRAWTDLRRDSTAFLQPWEPTWATDHLSRKSFTNRVYWAQRSVKAETALPLFLFRRDQNELVGAITLDNIRRGPAQSGTLGYWIGERHARRGYMKEAIEGLVHHAFHRMDLSRIEAACLPENTASRGVLERSGFKYEGVAQSYLQIAGRWRNHVLYANLRSDRRGKTDVG comes from the coding sequence ATGGCCATGCTACGGCGTCGGTTGAAGCTGGAAACAGACCGGCTGACCCTGCGCCCGCCGGATCATGGCGACTTTCGCGCTTGGACGGATCTGCGTCGCGACAGCACGGCCTTCCTGCAACCGTGGGAGCCGACATGGGCCACCGATCACCTGTCCCGCAAGAGCTTCACCAATCGCGTCTATTGGGCGCAGCGGTCGGTGAAGGCAGAGACCGCTCTGCCGCTGTTCCTGTTTCGCCGTGACCAGAATGAGCTGGTGGGCGCGATCACGCTGGACAATATCCGCCGTGGTCCTGCGCAGTCGGGCACGTTGGGCTATTGGATCGGCGAACGGCACGCGCGGCGGGGGTACATGAAAGAAGCGATAGAGGGGCTGGTGCACCACGCCTTCCATCGCATGGACCTGTCCCGGATCGAAGCCGCCTGCCTGCCAGAGAACACGGCTTCGCGCGGGGTGCTGGAACGGTCGGGCTTCAAGTATGAAGGCGTCGCGCAAAGCTATCTGCAGATCGCCGGTCGGTGGCGCAATCATGTGCTCTATGCCAACTTGCGCAGCGACCGACGCGGCAAGACAGACGTCGGCTGA